Proteins encoded by one window of Manis pentadactyla isolate mManPen7 chromosome X, mManPen7.hap1, whole genome shotgun sequence:
- the LOC130681991 gene encoding zinc finger protein 239-like, translated as MTCNRGSSHREHQRNEIPENHSPCDKWGQAFKDCVQTCEHFTKVIKHHRIHTDEKACKCKVYGNAFSESSLLNSHESIPSGKQPIQCELCSKSLNNSSILTGIDRIHTVEKPYKCKRCYKAFNWHSSVIKHQRIHSGQKPYRCKECSKSFTYSSSLTVHQKVHTGEKPYKCKECGKAYKQGSHLNQHKRIHSGQKLFKCEECSKSFYYSSSLNVHQKVHTGEKPYKCKECGKSFSYSASYNVHERIHTGEHPYKCKECGRFFKWRSQFTRHQRIHSVRVPYKCK; from the coding sequence ATGACCTGTAACAGAGGATCAAGCCATAGAGAACATCAGAGAAACGAGATTCCAGAAAACCATTCCCCATGTGACAAATGGGGACAAGCCTTCAAGGACTGTGTCCAAACTTGTGAACATTTCACAAAAGTGATTAAACATCACAGAATTCACACTGATGAGAAAGCTTGCAAATGTAAAGTATATGGGAATGCCTTTAGTGAATCTTCCCTTCTAAATAGTCATGAGAGTATCCCTTCTGGAAAGCAACCAATCCAATGTGAATTATGCAGTAAATCACTCAATAATTCCTCAATTCTTACTGGTATTGACAGAATCCATACAGTAGAGAAGCCTTACAAATGTAAAAGATGTTACAAAGCCTTTAACTGGCACTCAAGTGTTATTAAACATCAGAGGATTCATTctggacagaaaccttacagatgtAAAGAATGCAGCAAGTCCTTTACTTATTCCTCAAGTCTCACTGTGCACCAAAAAGTTCATACCGGAGAGAAACCTTACAAGTGTAAAGAATGTGGCAAAGCCTATAAGCAGGGTTCGCACCTTAATCAACATAAGAGAATTCATTCTGGACAGAAACTTTTCAAATGTGAAGAATGCAGCAAGTCTTTTTATTATTCCTCAAGTCTTAATGTGCACCAAAAAGttcatacaggagagaaaccttACAAGTGTAAGGAATGTGGCAAATCCTTTAGTTATTCTGCAAGTTACAATGTGCATGAGAGAATCCATACTGGAGAGCATCCCTACAAGTGTAAAGAATGTGGCAGATTCTTTAAGTGGAGGTCACAGTTTACTagacatcagagaattcattctGTGCGTGTACCTTACAagtgtaaataa